Sequence from the Mustela erminea isolate mMusErm1 chromosome 8, mMusErm1.Pri, whole genome shotgun sequence genome:
CCCACAAACCAAGCTTGAGAACAAACCCAAATTCCCCGCGGGCTAGAAGTTCCCAAAGCTCCAAGGCGAGAGCGCGAGGCCCCACGAGGGCCAGGTGAGCGGCTCCGGCGAGTTCCGAAGTCGGCACCCGTCCCGCAGGAGGAACTTTCGCAGATGCCACCTCAGCAGGCCCTCCCACAGGCCACGCGAGCCCGCGGGCGGGGACAGGCTTAAAGGGGCAGTAACGCACTCGGCCTCCCCGCCTCTCATCCAAATTCGGTATTTTTCCGTAATGTATTTTTCGTGCGCGGACCCTGGGGTGGGTCCAAGTTGTGCGGCAGCCCTCCAGGGGAGCAGGCCCACCGACCACGTAGACTGGCAGCAGGTGGAGGTGCGGCTGGGCCTGCACCGGCCCTGCCACTGTCCCAGGCCCGGCCCTGCCCTTCGGCACCCGCACTGCACCCCCGGCACCCCCCCTCCCATCCCGGGCCggaggggggtgcggggggggtgggtggagggagcagCTCCGCGGCCGGACGCCCACGTCACCGGCCCGGGCCCCAGGtctgccgcccctcccccgcaccgGACTAGggggctggcggggggcgggggtgcggagGAAGCGGGACCCTGAGGGGTTGCCTCCGCGGGAGGCGCGGGTGTGTGCGTGCGGTGGGGGCGCGCGGGCCGGCGCCAGCGACTCGGGAAAGTTTCTCACTCTTCCCAAGCCGGCGCCGCGGCCCATGCGCAGTGCTGACACGTAGCCGCCCCCCGGGTCCGGCCGGGCGGCGGAAAGGGAGGGAGCGCTTGGGAAGGGGGGACGCCCGGTTGGCGGCAGCGGGGGAGAGTTGTGGGGAAGGCGACcgcggcccctcccccgcccggcgCTCCACGTCGGCAGCCCGCGCCCCTCCCGCCCCGCGCCCCAACTTCCCCGCGCGCCCCCTCCGCGCTagcgcccgcccccgcccccctgcgGCCAGCGCTCACTGCTCGGGGTCGGCCCGTCCGTACCGCCGTCCCGCCGCCCGCCGCGGAGAAGCCGGGCCGCGCTCCGAGACCGGCGACCGGGCCCCCGCGGCTATATAGGGCGGCGGCTCCAATCCCGCCGAGACACGTCAGGCGGCGGCCGCCCCGCCTCGCCCCGCCTCgccccgcctcgccccgcccccgccgccgccgccgcgcccacgccccgcccccgccgccccccgtgGGGTCCCCACGCGCGGCCCCCGTCCCGCCGGGCCGGGGCGAGCGGTCAGGGTCTGGACCCAACTCCGGAAGGGCTCCGTGGCTTCCAGAGTGGGTGGTGGGGTCGGAGACTTGAGAAatgcaccccccaacccccaccacctccGGAGCGCGGCGCGGAGACCCGCACCGGCCGGCCCAGTCACTGGCAATACCGCCTGCCTCCCCACCCGAAAAAGAAACGAGACCGCGAAGGACAACACAAAGGAAATTAACTGCCGCCTCCTC
This genomic interval carries:
- the LOC116597562 gene encoding proline-rich transmembrane protein 1-like, yielding MGRGAGLGRVRNFPESLAPARAPPPHAHTRASRGGNPSGSRFLRTPAPRQPPSPVRGRGGRPGARAGDVGVRPRSCSLHPPPPHPPPARDGRGGAGGAVRVPKGRAGPGTVAGPVQAQPHLHLLPVYVVGGPAPLEGCRTTWTHPRVRARKIHYGKIPNLDERRGGRSLLIHP